Part of the Tenacibaculum sp. SZ-18 genome, ATTTTAGATAAGGATGGAAAGGAACTTTGGATAAAGCAAATTCAAGCAAAAGATCTAAAGTATAAATCAAAAAGAAGATAATTCAATCAATTTTTACAAAGAAAAGCGACCTTGTAATCAAGGTCGCTTTTCCGTTATAATAAATTTATATTTTTAATAACCTGCAGCTTGTCCATCTTTACGACTTTCAGAAGCTCCATGATATACTTTATTTTTATCATTCCACATGATTCCTTGATATCCACCATAAACTCCTCTAACAGTGCCAATTCGATGACCTCTGTCAATTAATCCTCGAATTGTTGTGTAAGGAATCCCAGATTCTGTTCGAATGGTTCCAGTATTCGTAGTTGTTTCTCCCATTGGGTTAGCGCCGCCAGTATGGTCAAATCTTGGTGCATCTCCAGCTTCTTGTAAATTCATTCCGAAATCTACTAAATTCATAACAATCTGAGTATGCCCCATGGGTTGAAAATCTCCACCCATAACCCCAAAGCTAACAAAAGGTTTTCCATTTTTAGTAATAAAAGCAGGAATAATTGTATGAAATGGTCTCTTGTTTGGTTCATAGGTATTTGCTTGCCCTTTTTTTAAACTAAATAATTCTCCCCTATCTTGGAGCATAAATCCTAATTCAGGAGGAACCATTCCCGATCCCATTCCTCTATAATTACTTTGAATCAATGAAATCATTGTTCCGTTTTTATCTGCAACCGTCATATAAATAGTTTCACCCGCAGAAATTTTACCCGCATTATATTTTCCTGCTCGTTTCCCAATTTGAGCTCTTCTCTTCTCAGCGTATGAATCTGAAAGTAATTCGGTAACAGGAACTTTAAAGAAATCCATATCTGCATAATATTTGGCTCTATCTTCAAAAGCTAATTTTTTAGCTTCCGTAAAAAGGTGTAAGTGTTCTGTACTACCAAATTCGATATTTGAAAAATCATATCCTTTTAGGATTTGTAACATTTGTAAAGCCGCAATGCCTTGTCCGTTTGGTGGTAATTCCCATACATCATAACCTCTATAGTTTACAGAAACAGGCTCTACCCATTCAGATTTATGTTTATTTAAGTCTTTTGCAGATAAAAAGCCTCCTTGGTTTTTTATAAACTTACCAATAGTTTTAGCAATTTCTCCTTTGTAAAAAGCATCTCTTCCGCCTTTAGCAATTTTTCTATATGTGTTTGCTAAATATGGATTCTTGTAAATTTCTCCTTCGTTAGGCAGTTTCCCTCCGTTTTGTGTGATATAGGTTTCAGTAATGTTTGGGAAATTTTTAGATTTATAAAAAGGAATGCTTCTTTGTAAATACCATGCAATTAGTTCAGTTAAAGGAAAACCATTCTCCGCATAATTGATAGCAGGAGCTAATATTTCAGACATTGGTTTAGATCCAAACTTATTGTGAAGTTCAAACCATCCGTCAACGGCACCTGGTACACTCACTGGAATTGGTCCGTGAGATGGAATTTTAGTCATGTTATTTTTTTCAAAATACTCCAAAGTCAATTTTTGAGGTGAACGTCCACTTGCATTTAAGCCATATATCTTTTTTGTTTTTCCATCCCAAACTATAGCAAATAGATCACCTCCAATTCCACAACCTGTTGGTTCCATTAATCCTAATGCAGCATTAGCTGCAATGGCAGCGTCAATTGCATTACCACCTTTTTTTAAGATATCTAAACCAATTTGTGTAGCTAAAGGATGGCTCGTGGCAACCATTCCATTTTGTCCTAAAACTTCAGAACGAGTTGCAAATGGTTCACCTGTGATTCTATCTTGAGCTTCTGTGTATTGTAAATTCATTGTAATACAAAAAGCCATAAGAAGTAATTTTCTCATAAGTATGCGCTTTCAGATTTTATTTGTGCCTCTAAAATACTAAAGAATATACTCTAAATTCAAAACAAACAATTATTTAACAGGACCTTTGAAATTGTTATATATTACTTTCATAAATAAATTACACTTTATAATTAGTACATTTGATTACTATCTTTAAAATCAAATATGCCATGTTCAACTGTTTAGCAACGATTAGAATTCTTGTACTTTCAATACTATCTATATCTATTTTTTATTCTTGCAAACAAGAAAAGAAAGACACAAATAAAAATGAAGAAAAAGTAGTGAATACAACAAATTTAGAATTAAAAAAATCATTGACCTTTTATGCTTCTTTTGATAATGGTGTTAAAGCTGACTTTGCTTTGGGAGATGCCGAAATGTATACAGCTCCTAATAGAAACAGCGTTGATTCAGCAAAATTAGGACTGCATAAACCAGATATTAAACTTGAAGAAAATAAAGGAAAATTTGGATCAGGTTTAGTTTTTACAGAAAGAAGTAAAGGCTATATCTATTATCCTAGTACAAAGAATATTTCTTATGATTCAATTAATTGGAATGGAGCTATTTCGTTTTGGCTAAGTTTAGATCCAGCTAAAGATTTAGAACCAGGCTATTGTGATCCTATTCAAATTACAGATGTGAGTTATAATGATGCTGCAATTTGGGTTGATTTCACAAAGGAAAACCCTCGTGATTTTAGATTAGGAGTAATTGGTGATAGAAATGTTTGGAACCCAAATCCAGAAGGACCAGATAATGAAAATCCTATTTTTAATAAGCGATTAACTGGAGTTAAAAACCCTCCATTTGGAACTCGTCAATGGACTCACATTTTAATTAACTTTTCTGGCTTAAACACTAAAGAAGGAAAAGCATCTTTATATATGAATGGTGAGTTAAAAGGAACTAGAGTAAATATTGATACTCCTTTTACTTGGGAACTCAATAAGTCTAATATCTATTTAGGACTGGGATATATTGGTTTAATGGATGAATTGTCAATTTTTAATAGAAGTCTTACTGAAACAGAGATTATGGCTTTATACAAATTAAAAAATGGTATTCATTCAATTTTAAAGTAAAATTAATTCTTTACTCTACTAAAATTAGGAGTTTAACCATCGTTTAAAATCACTGGATTTTTGTCTACTTACAATAAATTCTTGATCTCTCGGATTAGTAATGGAAAGTTTAACTCTATGATTAAAGTATGGATTTAATTTTTCAACTGACGATTTTGAAACAATTTGTCCACGGTTAATTTTATAAAATTGAGATTGATTTAGAGAAGAATACAATTGATCAATTGTTTCATCTATTATGAATCGTTTGTTATGAGTAACTCCAAATGAGATGCTATTCTCGGAATACACATAAAGAATTTCTGATATTTTGATTTGAACAAATCCACTACCTTCTTTTACCAATATACCAGACCTATATTGTGGTTCCTGCACGGATTCAAGAAGCTGTTTTAAAATTTTTGGTTGAATAGTGTTAGAAGAATTTGTTTTATTGAATTTAGTTAAGGCGGCGTCTAAATCCTCTCGTTGAATTGGTTTCAACAAATAATCTATACTATTCACTTTAAATGCTTGAATTGCATACTGATCAAAAGCTGTAGTAAAAATTATTGGTGATTCTACTTCCAGATGCTGAAATATTTCAAAACTTAAGCCATCCGCTAATTGAATGTCCATAAAAATTAGATCTAGATTTTTATTTATTTTAAGCCAAGAAATAGCTTCTTCCACAGAATCAATTACATCCAGTACATTGAAATTTAAAGCACTTTCATTTAGTAGATTTTCTAATTGTCGAGCAGCTCTTGGTTCGTCTTCAATAATAAGTATATTCATAACTAGCACTTTAAATCAGATGTCTTTAGTAGAGGTAAAAATACTCTAAAACAATTATTATCCTTTTCGATTTGCACAGGTATATTAGTAATTAAACTGTATCGTTTTTCAATATTTTTCAATCCAATTTTAGTAGATGAAAGTTTGGTAGATTTTAATTGGATATTGTTGGAAACTGATATTTTATTATCTGTAAGTGCAATATAAATTTCAAGCGGTTTTGATTTTGATACTATATTATGTTTTATAGCATTTTCCGTTAAAAGCTGTAAACTCATTGGAACAATAAGTTGATGTAAATTCTGAGTAGGAATATTCCAATAAACCTTTAAATTATCACCAAATCTTTCCTTTTGAATATGAATGTATGCCTTAACAAATTTGACTTCTTTCTCCAAAGAAATTAAATTCGAGTTTCCTGACTCAATTATAAAACGGTAAACATTCGATAAATTATCTACAAATGTTTTAGCATTTTCTTTAGGGTCTTGATCTATAATATCTCTCAAAGTATTTAAACTATTAAAAAGAAAATGTGGCTGCGCTTGATTTCTAAGTGCATCAAGCTGTGCCTGTATAATTATTTGTTTAGTTTGTTCTTCTTCACGAATAGATTTCTTTAACCGAATGTAATAATATATGGCTTCATAAATAGCCATTGTCATGGTTGTAATAATAGTAACTGGGAGTAAAATTCTTAATTGAGTTGTATGATTTATATTATCTCCTAGTAATGAAAAGAAGAATTTAATAAACTTTCCTCCAAGGTAGTCAACTAAGGTAACCACAATAATTATTGACGATATAAATAAGATAATTCTCTTGGTATCATCTTTAAAATTAGGAAATTTCTTTCTCAAAAATATTAAAACACTTCTAAGAATTATCCAATCACAAACTGTATAAAATAATGAAACACTCCAACTCCAAATTGCAATAGAAAATGGTAATCTGATAAACGATTTGCTAAATAAATAGTCGGTTATAAAACTTAGAATTAAAATTCCGATTAAACTGAACCAAAAGTCATTAAAACCTAAATATTGTATTCGTTTTTTTTTGTTGAATATTAACATGATTTATAATCTTAATAATGGAATTCCCTGTTTAGCTTGATAAAATGTAAAACCAATCCAACTTGCATATAAAAATCCAAAAAATAAAACTAATAATATTTGTTTGTTCATAGTAAATTTCATTTTTTTTGAGGTTATCATTGCAAATAAAGGTATTATTTGAATGGCATGTAACCCAAAAAAATGTGCTACTCTTAAATCTCCAGCAATTGTGCTCCAATTTACAAATGGCAACCCTTCTCCTCCATCTAAAATTCCAACACTATGTGACATTTGATTTATCATTTGCCCACCAATCCAACTTCCTACTATTATAATGATCCATCCTAAAATAATTCCTAATTGAATTGATTTATGAGTTCTAAGCTTTAGCCTGATAGAATCAATTAACATTAATAGCATAATTAAAACATTTATACCAATTAAAACTCCCATCATTGCAAATAAAATACCGTCAAATAAAGAAGATTGATTATAATGCGATGGAACTCCTCTAGCACCTTGCATCACAATTATTGCAGTTTCAAAGAAAATCGTAAATGAAACAATATTATTTATAATATTCCTTTTCTTTTTTGAATAAGGATAGAACGTAATTAAATATCCAGAAGTCAGTAAAAATACAGCATCTGATATCAAGAATTTTAAAGGTTTAATCCATACGTTTACTCCCAACAATGTCCTTTCATCGATCAATAATCCTACAGTGGCTATAATAGCAAAGAATAAATGTATCAACACAATACTGAATAGTATTGGGCTTTCTTTTTTTACTGTGTTAATAATTGTTTTAAGATATTTCATTTTCAGAGTTTTTTAAAGATTTCATAATCATAAATAATAGAAAACCAATTGGTCCAAACATAAAAGTTCCAAATAAACAAAGAGCGATTAAAAGTTGATGAATGTTATATTTATTATTCTGATTAACAATCCATATACCAACCAATAAATCAAAGACTAAATAATGAATCCAACCCGCTAAAACAGCATTTTCTTTAGTAAATAAACCCATTACAGAATTTAAACTACCAAAATCCATCATTCCTTCGGTTCTTAAATAATGAATAATATAAACAGCATATACAAGTGATAGTGCTATAGGAATTAACTTATAATCAATAAGAAATCTTGTTATTTTCCATTTCGGCACAAAAACTAATAATAGCCACATTGGAATAGCTATAAAATTTGCCATTGAAAATATTTCTGATGTTGTCATAGTGTAAGTTTTAAGCTTTGGTTATGAATCAAATTTCTGCATAATTAACAAGTCATGGAAACTAATTAATTTGAAACATCGTTATTTCAATTTGAACTGTAAAAAAGTATATAATTAAGATTTTTCCAATGTAAATAACCTATGAAAACACTTACTTGTATCAAAAAAAGTTTGCAATTCTTATTTCACTAAGTCATTAATATTAACTAAATTGTAATTTAATATGAATTATACAATTGTTATTACAGACTCTTCTTGATGTA contains:
- a CDS encoding ABA4-like family protein produces the protein MTTSEIFSMANFIAIPMWLLLVFVPKWKITRFLIDYKLIPIALSLVYAVYIIHYLRTEGMMDFGSLNSVMGLFTKENAVLAGWIHYLVFDLLVGIWIVNQNNKYNIHQLLIALCLFGTFMFGPIGFLLFMIMKSLKNSENEIS
- a CDS encoding LytR/AlgR family response regulator transcription factor — protein: MNILIIEDEPRAARQLENLLNESALNFNVLDVIDSVEEAISWLKINKNLDLIFMDIQLADGLSFEIFQHLEVESPIIFTTAFDQYAIQAFKVNSIDYLLKPIQREDLDAALTKFNKTNSSNTIQPKILKQLLESVQEPQYRSGILVKEGSGFVQIKISEILYVYSENSISFGVTHNKRFIIDETIDQLYSSLNQSQFYKINRGQIVSKSSVEKLNPYFNHRVKLSITNPRDQEFIVSRQKSSDFKRWLNS
- a CDS encoding LamG-like jellyroll fold domain-containing protein; this encodes MFNCLATIRILVLSILSISIFYSCKQEKKDTNKNEEKVVNTTNLELKKSLTFYASFDNGVKADFALGDAEMYTAPNRNSVDSAKLGLHKPDIKLEENKGKFGSGLVFTERSKGYIYYPSTKNISYDSINWNGAISFWLSLDPAKDLEPGYCDPIQITDVSYNDAAIWVDFTKENPRDFRLGVIGDRNVWNPNPEGPDNENPIFNKRLTGVKNPPFGTRQWTHILINFSGLNTKEGKASLYMNGELKGTRVNIDTPFTWELNKSNIYLGLGYIGLMDELSIFNRSLTETEIMALYKLKNGIHSILK
- the ggt gene encoding gamma-glutamyltransferase produces the protein MRKLLLMAFCITMNLQYTEAQDRITGEPFATRSEVLGQNGMVATSHPLATQIGLDILKKGGNAIDAAIAANAALGLMEPTGCGIGGDLFAIVWDGKTKKIYGLNASGRSPQKLTLEYFEKNNMTKIPSHGPIPVSVPGAVDGWFELHNKFGSKPMSEILAPAINYAENGFPLTELIAWYLQRSIPFYKSKNFPNITETYITQNGGKLPNEGEIYKNPYLANTYRKIAKGGRDAFYKGEIAKTIGKFIKNQGGFLSAKDLNKHKSEWVEPVSVNYRGYDVWELPPNGQGIAALQMLQILKGYDFSNIEFGSTEHLHLFTEAKKLAFEDRAKYYADMDFFKVPVTELLSDSYAEKRRAQIGKRAGKYNAGKISAGETIYMTVADKNGTMISLIQSNYRGMGSGMVPPELGFMLQDRGELFSLKKGQANTYEPNKRPFHTIIPAFITKNGKPFVSFGVMGGDFQPMGHTQIVMNLVDFGMNLQEAGDAPRFDHTGGANPMGETTTNTGTIRTESGIPYTTIRGLIDRGHRIGTVRGVYGGYQGIMWNDKNKVYHGASESRKDGQAAGY
- a CDS encoding sensor histidine kinase, with protein sequence MLIFNKKKRIQYLGFNDFWFSLIGILILSFITDYLFSKSFIRLPFSIAIWSWSVSLFYTVCDWIILRSVLIFLRKKFPNFKDDTKRIILFISSIIIVVTLVDYLGGKFIKFFFSLLGDNINHTTQLRILLPVTIITTMTMAIYEAIYYYIRLKKSIREEEQTKQIIIQAQLDALRNQAQPHFLFNSLNTLRDIIDQDPKENAKTFVDNLSNVYRFIIESGNSNLISLEKEVKFVKAYIHIQKERFGDNLKVYWNIPTQNLHQLIVPMSLQLLTENAIKHNIVSKSKPLEIYIALTDNKISVSNNIQLKSTKLSSTKIGLKNIEKRYSLITNIPVQIEKDNNCFRVFLPLLKTSDLKC